Proteins encoded within one genomic window of bacterium:
- a CDS encoding MFS transporter, whose amino-acid sequence MNQDTDNSVRRAALLIAVLSGFLIPFVSSSVNISLPTIGREFDCDAITLGWIRTAYLLTAVMFLLPFGRAADIHGRKRILRLGMSIYTAASALCAVSTSASFLIASRCLQGFGSSMVFGTAVAILTSVFPPGDRGKALGIRVAAVYIGLSSGPFLGGLLTQHLGWRFVFIINAALGLLVVGLLTWKLKGEWVGARGEKFDLTGSL is encoded by the coding sequence ATGAACCAAGATACGGACAACTCGGTGCGACGGGCCGCACTGCTCATAGCGGTCCTATCAGGCTTTCTCATCCCCTTTGTCAGCTCTTCAGTGAACATCTCTCTCCCGACGATAGGCAGGGAGTTCGACTGCGATGCGATTACGCTAGGCTGGATTAGAACCGCATACCTTCTGACTGCCGTCATGTTCCTGCTTCCCTTCGGCAGGGCAGCTGACATACATGGCCGTAAGCGCATCCTGAGGCTGGGGATGTCGATCTACACCGCCGCCTCCGCTCTCTGTGCAGTGTCAACTTCGGCCTCATTCCTCATCGCATCAAGATGCCTCCAAGGTTTTGGCTCCTCGATGGTCTTCGGCACAGCGGTCGCGATTTTGACATCCGTGTTTCCTCCAGGCGACCGCGGAAAGGCGCTTGGGATAAGGGTCGCCGCGGTCTATATCGGTCTTTCGAGCGGGCCGTTTCTTGGCGGGCTACTGACGCAGCATCTCGGCTGGCGCTTTGTGTTCATTATCAACGCCGCGCTCGGGCTTCTGGTCGTGGGTCTTCTCACGTGGAAGCTCAAGGGGGAGTGGGTTGGCGCTCGGGGTGAGAAGTTCGACCTCACAGGGTCGCTGA
- a CDS encoding ABC transporter permease has translation MGIWRKLSLPGRIGLAVLILFVLMALFAPLISPFDPNRQNLDRRLEGPSLNNLLGRDEFGRDILSRIIYGSRVSLAVGTLVISISLAIGVLVGMIVGYLGGWTDQIVMRVVDIVLAFPGILLAIALMAVLGQSLFNVVLALCITGWAPFARLARGETLSIRERQFVIAARSLGASALRIAWRHILPNISSPILVRATLGMAGVIVAEAALSFLGLGVRPPTPSWGAMLNSGRTYILVTPHLVLFPGIAIMLVVLSLNFLGDGLRDVLDPRRLSQ, from the coding sequence ATGGGCATTTGGCGTAAGTTGAGCTTACCTGGGAGAATCGGTCTTGCGGTGCTCATTCTCTTCGTGCTCATGGCGCTTTTTGCGCCTCTGATATCGCCTTTCGACCCGAACCGGCAGAACCTTGACAGGCGCCTTGAAGGCCCGTCGCTTAACAACCTGCTCGGACGCGACGAGTTTGGGCGCGATATCCTCTCCCGCATTATCTATGGCTCAAGAGTCTCGCTTGCCGTGGGCACTCTGGTCATCTCAATCTCGCTTGCCATAGGCGTCTTGGTCGGCATGATCGTCGGCTACCTCGGCGGATGGACAGACCAGATCGTCATGCGAGTGGTTGACATTGTGCTAGCCTTCCCGGGGATTCTCCTGGCCATCGCGCTGATGGCAGTCCTGGGGCAGAGCCTTTTTAACGTGGTCCTCGCGCTATGCATCACTGGATGGGCCCCATTCGCCCGCCTGGCAAGGGGTGAGACGCTCTCGATCAGAGAGAGGCAGTTCGTCATCGCTGCGAGGTCGCTCGGCGCCTCAGCCCTGCGCATCGCTTGGCGCCACATTCTCCCGAACATCAGCTCACCGATCCTGGTCAGGGCAACGTTAGGTATGGCAGGGGTGATCGTGGCTGAGGCGGCTCTGAGTTTTCTGGGTCTTGGGGTGCGGCCACCGACTCCGAGCTGGGGAGCGATGCTAAACTCCGGTAGGACTTACATACTCGTCACACCGCACCTGGTGCTCTTCCCCGGAATCGCGATAATGCTGGTGGTCTTGAGCCTGAACTTCCTGGGCGACGGCCTTCGCGATGTCCTCGACCCGAGGCGCCTCTCGCAATAG
- a CDS encoding HEAT repeat domain-containing protein, giving the protein MSWHLRNLASESWKKREAAANALGEIEDKESIDALIGALKDTAYEVRRAAAKSLGQLRVREAVEPLIELLGDESGSVRQYAASGLASLGERSWQQVVRGEKQDIDNLASCGDPRAVRALVNALRQVHGFRERSLLRHRTAAAEALVGLASKSPSRLKGYWKEVQNLAGWHHSDTAGGGRHSDVGVGIEFPNEPPETKS; this is encoded by the coding sequence TTGAGCTGGCATCTGCGAAACCTGGCGAGTGAGAGCTGGAAGAAACGCGAGGCAGCGGCGAACGCCCTGGGAGAGATCGAGGACAAGGAGTCGATAGATGCACTTATTGGAGCGCTCAAGGACACAGCCTACGAGGTCCGTCGCGCCGCCGCCAAGAGCCTGGGCCAGCTCAGAGTCCGTGAGGCGGTGGAGCCGCTTATCGAGCTTTTGGGCGATGAGTCGGGCTCGGTTCGGCAATATGCCGCCAGCGGACTTGCGAGTTTGGGAGAACGCTCGTGGCAGCAGGTGGTCAGAGGTGAGAAGCAGGATATCGACAATCTCGCCTCGTGTGGCGACCCTCGCGCTGTTAGGGCGCTTGTCAATGCGCTCAGGCAGGTGCATGGCTTCCGCGAGAGGAGCCTGTTGAGGCATCGCACTGCCGCGGCAGAGGCGCTCGTTGGCCTGGCCTCGAAATCGCCCTCGCGCCTGAAGGGCTATTGGAAGGAGGTCCAGAACCTCGCGGGTTGGCATCACAGCGACACAGCCGGCGGCGGTCGGCACAGCGATGTCGGCGTGGGCATCGAGTTTCCCAACGAGCCCCCGGAGACGAAGAGTTGA
- a CDS encoding TIGR04083 family peptide-modifying radical SAM enzyme: MDTTERTALDKHDPAQSRADGRPESLAQPQFMLVPSLACPANCAYCFSTRDGPSMSPEMVDEALEFLSHVSRETKQEKIRVTLHGGEPLMAGHGILRRVLEGLRMRFGRGGYEVALQSNLWLLDDEFCELFSKHTVEIGTSIDGPEEITDAQRGVGYFERTMRGIKLAREYGLRIGCIATFTLISASRWREVADFFRAERLGLTIHAAVPQMGSEDASYSLTPQQYASLLREALDYYLEYRCEMLVSSLDQMCQGVAFAEGKVCTFRDCLGMFLAIDPHGGIYPCQRFCGMTAYRLGNLADHPTLSDLLSSPMASRMAERQAKVREACGECEHLDYCLAGCPYNAWAGNLAGVKEPYCAAYRAVFDDIKRRIAQEMRSKENVAAIAQRPFDQDGHPLLRMGPISELLQRSVRTSRQS; this comes from the coding sequence ATGGACACAACAGAGCGGACGGCATTGGACAAGCACGACCCGGCGCAGTCGCGCGCCGATGGGCGACCTGAAAGCCTAGCACAGCCGCAATTCATGCTGGTTCCTTCACTTGCTTGCCCCGCTAATTGCGCTTATTGCTTCAGCACTCGGGATGGGCCCAGCATGTCGCCGGAAATGGTGGACGAGGCGCTCGAGTTCCTCTCCCATGTGTCCAGAGAGACAAAGCAGGAGAAGATCAGAGTAACGCTTCACGGCGGCGAGCCGTTGATGGCGGGGCACGGCATTCTTCGTCGGGTCCTCGAAGGGCTCAGGATGAGATTCGGCCGCGGCGGATACGAAGTTGCTCTTCAGAGCAATCTCTGGCTACTCGACGATGAGTTCTGCGAGCTATTCTCCAAACACACAGTCGAAATCGGAACCAGCATCGATGGGCCGGAGGAGATCACGGATGCCCAGCGAGGCGTGGGCTACTTCGAGCGCACCATGCGAGGCATCAAGCTTGCACGCGAGTACGGCTTGCGAATTGGCTGCATTGCGACCTTCACTCTCATCAGCGCCTCGCGCTGGCGCGAGGTTGCCGATTTCTTCCGAGCAGAGCGACTCGGCTTGACCATTCACGCTGCGGTTCCACAGATGGGCTCCGAGGACGCTTCATATTCGCTCACACCTCAGCAGTATGCCAGCCTATTGAGGGAGGCGCTCGATTACTACCTCGAGTATCGCTGCGAGATGCTCGTATCGTCGCTCGATCAGATGTGCCAGGGCGTCGCGTTCGCCGAGGGCAAGGTCTGCACTTTCCGGGACTGCCTCGGCATGTTCCTCGCCATTGACCCGCACGGGGGCATCTACCCCTGCCAGCGCTTCTGCGGCATGACGGCGTATCGCCTCGGCAACCTCGCGGACCATCCCACGCTGTCCGACCTACTGAGTAGCCCGATGGCCAGCCGCATGGCCGAACGGCAGGCGAAGGTTCGCGAGGCGTGCGGGGAATGCGAGCACCTGGACTACTGTCTGGCTGGGTGCCCATACAACGCCTGGGCAGGTAACCTTGCCGGCGTCAAGGAACCCTATTGCGCCGCCTACCGCGCAGTATTCGACGACATCAAGCGGCGCATAGCGCAGGAGATGCGCTCAAAGGAGAACGTGGCGGCGATTGCGCAGCGCCCGTTTGACCAAGATGGCCATCCATTGCTCAGAATGGGCCCGATAAGTGAACTTCTCCAGCGGTCGGTTCGCACGAGCCGCCAGTCTTGA
- a CDS encoding transglutaminase-like domain-containing protein, which translates to MPGFARVARIVLILLIMLAAPIMSLGVASENVVHDSWDVIFLAGAKIGFAHTEILLREEDGQDRYVTRMETEMKMLRGSSTARMELSNEVVENEQGQILSFRMRMAVSDQPVKMTGHFTDGKLLVKQTILGKSKEYEIKVPSGTVGPYGALRLTREKGFKSGTKYTIETFEAQSAKPLSMDIEVLGDEVVDVLGKKMSLHKLLVKQSILPAITIHEWCDDDGDVFKTQIKQLAMITLRATEEDALRAASGAKVDLLKALSAHCNMLIPHPYITEAATFRIIYSGASSSVIKIPSDEIQSVEPCERGLQVKSIPQSSNSDEAPSLPISAPGMAEYLTPSAYIQSDDAQIVKMAKDAVGDQKNAYEAAKALCSWVSKNISLKNYSVGFATAGEVAERLEGDCTEHAVLLAALLRAVGIPGRCAVGLIYADGSFYYHIWNEAFVSGWVPLDATLNRGGNDWDAVHIKVLDSALNSPAPMLELTSLLPMMGKVKVEVLSLRYEGRTLDVKDPGKLSFVMGNSYESLLYSFKVSKPKRATFDPASDPFTSKTILSVHAPAYSNAELTIEIEPVGFTLGPRDLVSKLTASGKELSKIHYCRIGGRQAVRFIETDGAGKTQKLLIRDRDVLVTVKAVGEKKWRKKLFNKVTRTFEFTVAG; encoded by the coding sequence GTGCCTGGATTTGCTCGAGTCGCACGCATTGTCCTGATTCTCTTGATTATGCTGGCCGCACCCATCATGTCTCTGGGGGTTGCCTCCGAAAACGTCGTTCACGACAGCTGGGATGTCATTTTTCTCGCCGGGGCCAAGATTGGTTTTGCCCACACCGAGATTCTGCTGAGGGAGGAGGACGGCCAGGACCGCTACGTCACGAGAATGGAGACTGAGATGAAGATGCTCAGGGGCAGCTCCACGGCCAGAATGGAGCTCTCAAATGAGGTTGTGGAGAACGAGCAGGGACAGATACTCTCGTTTCGGATGAGAATGGCGGTGTCCGACCAGCCGGTCAAGATGACGGGGCATTTCACCGACGGAAAGCTCTTGGTGAAGCAGACCATCTTGGGTAAGAGCAAGGAATATGAGATCAAAGTCCCCAGCGGGACGGTTGGGCCTTACGGCGCATTGAGGCTGACGAGAGAAAAGGGATTCAAGTCCGGCACCAAATACACCATCGAGACGTTCGAGGCGCAGAGTGCAAAACCTCTCAGCATGGACATCGAGGTGCTCGGCGACGAGGTTGTCGATGTGCTTGGGAAGAAGATGTCGCTGCACAAGCTTCTTGTCAAACAGAGCATTCTTCCCGCGATTACGATTCACGAGTGGTGTGATGACGATGGGGATGTGTTCAAGACTCAGATCAAGCAGCTGGCCATGATTACTCTGAGAGCGACGGAAGAGGATGCGCTGCGGGCCGCATCGGGCGCTAAGGTTGATCTCCTCAAGGCCCTTTCCGCGCACTGCAACATGCTAATACCCCATCCCTACATAACGGAGGCTGCCACGTTCCGCATCATCTACTCCGGCGCCTCGTCGTCAGTAATCAAGATACCCTCGGACGAAATCCAGAGTGTCGAGCCGTGTGAGAGAGGTCTTCAAGTCAAGAGCATCCCGCAATCCTCCAATTCAGACGAGGCGCCATCATTGCCGATTAGTGCGCCGGGCATGGCGGAGTATTTGACGCCATCAGCTTATATTCAGAGCGACGATGCTCAAATAGTCAAGATGGCAAAAGATGCAGTCGGCGACCAGAAGAACGCCTACGAGGCGGCGAAAGCTCTATGCAGTTGGGTCTCGAAAAACATCTCGCTGAAGAACTACTCCGTGGGATTCGCAACGGCTGGAGAGGTTGCCGAACGACTTGAGGGCGATTGCACGGAGCACGCGGTCTTGCTGGCGGCGTTGTTGCGGGCGGTCGGCATCCCCGGACGGTGCGCTGTTGGGCTGATCTACGCTGACGGCAGCTTCTATTACCATATATGGAACGAGGCCTTCGTGTCCGGATGGGTGCCGCTGGACGCGACGCTCAATCGTGGCGGGAACGACTGGGATGCAGTGCACATAAAGGTGCTGGATTCTGCCCTCAACTCGCCAGCGCCAATGCTGGAACTGACGTCGCTCCTGCCGATGATGGGCAAGGTCAAGGTCGAGGTTCTGTCGCTCCGCTACGAGGGCAGAACGCTCGACGTCAAGGACCCGGGCAAGCTCTCATTCGTGATGGGCAACTCCTATGAAAGTCTGCTCTACTCGTTCAAGGTCTCAAAACCCAAGCGGGCAACGTTCGACCCGGCGAGTGACCCTTTCACCTCGAAGACGATACTGTCTGTCCACGCGCCGGCATATTCGAATGCGGAGCTAACAATTGAGATTGAACCCGTGGGCTTCACTCTCGGTCCGCGCGACCTCGTCAGCAAGCTTACGGCTTCCGGCAAAGAGCTGAGCAAGATTCACTATTGCAGGATCGGCGGCAGGCAAGCGGTTCGTTTCATCGAGACCGATGGCGCTGGCAAGACGCAGAAGCTGCTCATTCGCGACCGCGATGTCCTAGTAACGGTGAAAGCTGTCGGGGAGAAGAAATGGCGCAAAAAACTCTTCAACAAGGTGACAAGGACGTTTGAGTTCACGGTCGCCGGGTGA
- a CDS encoding S41 family peptidase: MTFSRNRLRGISICVGLCLAAIVSGAALAESAPILGASHPSLSPDGQTICFSYLGDLWTVPAQGGLATRLTVHEAYEGTSCWSPDGKLIAFASDRGFNPDVFVIPADGGLARQLTFSSRPDVARDWSADGKWILFDSHREINSPLREGVTYEVSVDGGQPKRLIDCTGSNGALSPDGSTLAFVRGVMPWWRKSYRGSCDQDIWLKLLDGSPAKRLTNYDGKDTDPMWSPDGEQIYFLSDRNGITNVWVMPQAGGQARRISDFQADGAAFASMSRDGSVIGCCLDGHIYTVDTKTGETRKLDISAPSDVKGNVIEPKTYTSEASETALSPDGKQIAFVVRGELFAMKAIGGKAMRLTDTPARESAIAWSPDSNRLLFCSDRDGTTDVFVMESTDRREPMLAKSRLRKTTPLATSDGEELSPRWSPDGSKIAYLLDRGHLWVMNPDGTGNRMLVKGPNIGSIEWSPDSRWIAYSQEGDYWIADIFVVSVKSCAVHNITEAASQDYAPVWSGDGTRILFASNREGGIEEWGESDLWQAFLTKEAHEDYLRRRQQYREDLPDEEQEDLLASPGHKTAEVRIDFDGIDRRLEPVTSLSGNEGNLAVSHDGRTCAFSSGAMGKRETHIVNEFGMKLREIGKTAPRAIVWGPKDERLFVLGTDGAITVSRFEDKGTAREKIRARAVPYVAKMEIDHKAERRQMFLEAWRGLNTHFYDPSFHGVNWAAVRDKYLPFLDSVQTHEDFLYLLLQMAGELKASHLGAWGGGTHKWDVADETGHVGLRFDQGWTGDGLKVARVTKNGPCDKPGSEVKVGDIVVAIDGTKVSREVNYYKLLNGKVDEKVDLLVARKPGDKTRTVTIKAVVWWGLYQDTYKMWVSSRKELVDKLSDGRIGYIHVQGMDMRSFRTFLRELMTDARDKEALIVDVRYNGGGYTHDRLLSVLGRPTYFYLEDRAGAMREYQPSFHWGKPAVTLTNQYSFSDAEIFPFSFRKLGLGKLIGVPTGSAVIGTGGISLLDGTWFRLPTSGCFTLEGKTLENMGIKPDIYVENPPEQDFSTTSDAQLEMGVEVLLKQLAKKE, from the coding sequence ATGACATTCTCAAGAAACCGGCTACGGGGGATTTCTATCTGTGTGGGTCTGTGCCTCGCCGCGATTGTCAGTGGGGCGGCGCTCGCCGAGTCGGCGCCGATTCTGGGCGCAAGCCACCCATCACTCTCGCCGGACGGCCAGACGATATGTTTCAGCTATCTTGGCGACCTGTGGACTGTGCCGGCTCAAGGAGGCCTGGCCACAAGACTTACCGTGCATGAGGCATACGAGGGGACTTCCTGCTGGTCACCTGACGGGAAGTTAATAGCGTTTGCGTCGGACAGGGGATTCAACCCGGACGTCTTTGTCATCCCGGCGGACGGTGGGCTGGCTCGGCAGTTGACGTTCAGCTCGAGGCCGGACGTGGCCAGGGACTGGTCAGCGGATGGCAAGTGGATCCTCTTCGACTCGCACCGGGAGATAAACTCGCCTCTTCGAGAGGGCGTGACTTACGAGGTCAGCGTTGACGGTGGGCAGCCTAAAAGGCTGATCGACTGCACCGGCAGCAACGGGGCGCTCTCACCCGACGGCAGCACGCTGGCCTTTGTTCGTGGCGTAATGCCCTGGTGGCGAAAGTCATACCGCGGCAGCTGCGACCAGGACATCTGGCTGAAGCTCTTGGATGGTTCGCCGGCCAAGCGGCTTACGAACTATGACGGCAAGGACACCGACCCCATGTGGTCGCCCGACGGCGAGCAGATATATTTTCTGTCGGACAGAAATGGAATAACGAACGTGTGGGTCATGCCCCAGGCGGGAGGCCAGGCGCGCAGAATCAGCGATTTCCAGGCGGATGGAGCGGCGTTTGCCAGCATGTCGCGCGACGGGTCAGTGATTGGGTGTTGCCTAGACGGGCATATCTACACAGTTGACACAAAAACAGGCGAGACCAGGAAGCTCGATATCTCCGCCCCAAGCGATGTCAAAGGTAACGTGATAGAGCCCAAAACCTACACGAGCGAGGCTTCTGAGACCGCGCTCTCGCCCGACGGCAAGCAGATAGCCTTCGTCGTCCGAGGCGAGCTGTTCGCGATGAAGGCGATCGGAGGCAAGGCGATGCGCCTCACGGACACACCGGCGCGGGAAAGCGCCATCGCTTGGTCTCCTGACAGCAATAGGCTGCTCTTCTGCTCTGACAGGGATGGGACGACAGACGTATTCGTTATGGAATCGACCGACAGGCGTGAGCCAATGCTGGCCAAGTCAAGGCTGCGCAAGACCACACCTCTTGCTACATCGGATGGCGAGGAGCTCTCGCCGAGATGGTCTCCCGACGGCAGCAAGATCGCATATCTTTTGGACCGGGGCCATCTGTGGGTAATGAACCCGGATGGGACAGGCAATAGGATGCTCGTCAAAGGCCCGAACATAGGCTCAATCGAGTGGTCCCCTGACTCGCGGTGGATAGCCTACAGCCAGGAGGGGGACTACTGGATCGCCGACATCTTCGTCGTATCCGTGAAGTCTTGCGCGGTGCACAATATCACGGAGGCCGCCTCGCAGGATTATGCGCCCGTGTGGTCGGGTGATGGCACGAGGATTCTCTTTGCTTCCAATAGAGAAGGAGGCATCGAGGAGTGGGGTGAGAGCGATCTCTGGCAGGCATTCCTGACGAAAGAGGCCCATGAGGACTACTTGCGCAGACGGCAACAGTATCGCGAGGACCTGCCCGACGAGGAGCAGGAGGACCTGCTTGCCAGTCCGGGGCACAAAACGGCAGAAGTCAGAATCGACTTCGACGGCATCGACCGCCGGCTCGAGCCTGTAACGTCGTTGAGCGGGAACGAAGGGAACCTTGCGGTCTCGCACGACGGCCGGACTTGCGCGTTCTCGAGCGGCGCCATGGGCAAGCGGGAGACACACATAGTCAACGAGTTTGGCATGAAGCTTCGCGAGATCGGCAAGACGGCGCCGCGCGCGATCGTCTGGGGCCCGAAGGATGAGCGGCTCTTCGTTCTGGGGACTGACGGGGCGATCACCGTGTCTCGTTTCGAGGACAAGGGCACTGCGAGGGAGAAGATTCGGGCGAGGGCTGTTCCTTATGTAGCAAAGATGGAGATCGACCACAAGGCCGAGAGGCGGCAGATGTTTCTCGAGGCGTGGCGAGGTCTTAACACTCATTTCTACGACCCTAGCTTCCATGGGGTCAATTGGGCAGCTGTCAGAGACAAGTATTTGCCCTTTCTCGATTCGGTTCAGACGCACGAGGATTTTTTATACCTCCTCCTCCAGATGGCTGGCGAGCTAAAAGCCTCGCATCTCGGTGCCTGGGGCGGCGGGACCCACAAATGGGACGTAGCAGACGAGACCGGCCACGTTGGTCTCCGCTTCGACCAGGGCTGGACGGGGGACGGTCTGAAGGTTGCGAGGGTGACTAAGAACGGCCCGTGCGACAAGCCCGGAAGCGAGGTCAAGGTTGGCGATATAGTGGTGGCGATTGACGGCACGAAGGTGAGCAGAGAGGTCAACTACTACAAGCTCCTGAACGGCAAGGTAGATGAGAAGGTCGATCTCTTGGTGGCCAGAAAACCGGGCGACAAGACGAGAACAGTAACGATCAAGGCTGTTGTATGGTGGGGGCTTTATCAGGACACATACAAGATGTGGGTCTCATCCCGCAAGGAATTGGTGGATAAACTCAGCGACGGCCGCATCGGATACATCCACGTTCAGGGGATGGACATGCGGAGTTTCAGGACGTTTCTGCGGGAGCTCATGACGGACGCGCGCGATAAGGAGGCGCTGATCGTTGACGTTCGTTACAACGGCGGAGGCTACACTCACGACCGCCTCCTCTCGGTTCTGGGGCGGCCGACTTATTTCTACTTGGAGGACAGGGCGGGGGCGATGCGTGAGTATCAGCCCAGTTTTCATTGGGGGAAGCCGGCCGTAACACTGACCAACCAATACTCTTTTAGTGATGCGGAGATATTCCCGTTCTCGTTCAGGAAGCTTGGGCTCGGCAAGCTGATTGGCGTGCCGACTGGCTCCGCAGTCATCGGGACTGGAGGTATCAGCCTCTTGGACGGGACTTGGTTCCGGCTTCCGACCAGCGGCTGCTTCACTCTTGAGGGTAAGACCCTTGAGAACATGGGGATCAAGCCGGACATATACGTGGAGAACCCGCCCGAGCAGGATTTCAGCACTACCAGCGATGCACAGCTCGAGATGGGGGTCGAGGTACTTCTCAAACAACTAGCGAAGAAAGAATAA